The Prosthecobacter sp. SYSU 5D2 nucleotide sequence ACGGTGTACTGCTGCTTGCGTGCGTTGAAAACGGCTCCTCCGATGTCCTGCACATTTCCCTCATGCCCGCGGTATCCGGCATTCAGCGAAAGCGTGGGCCAGAAGCGCTGCCAGGCCTGCTTGCTCTCCGCGATGGTCTCCACATGCCTCACCCGCGCCTGCTCGATCTCATCATTATTGGCTCCTGCCAGTTTCATGACCGTCGTCAGATTAACATGCATCGGAGCCGCCGAAAGCAGGCCCCCGGTACAGATAAACATCAGGGCCAGATGTCCCAGACCGAGGGTCGGGTTCCGGAACAAGGGACTTTTGGAAAAAACATTCATGCAAAAATGGCAGGCTAAGATCTAACAAATAGTTTGTCACAAACTCGGAAATGGGTCATTCATTCCTTCAAAAGGGATCATTTCACCGTCACATCCTGCCCGTCTGCCAGCACCACAGTGCCAGGAAGCAAGATCACATCTTCAGGTTTCAGCTCTGGCAGTTCCACATTCACGCCATCGTTGAATCCAGGCTTCACTGCGGTCTTCACCGCCTTGCCATTGACATGTTTGAAGACAAAGCTGGCGGCCTTCTCCTTCACCAGACCAGCCACCGGGATGATGGTTGCATCATCATGCTGCTCCACGGCGAGACGCGCCGTCACATACAGGCCGGGCTTCATGCGGCCATCTTCATTTTTGAGGTCTGCTTCCACAATAAGGGTCCTCGTCGCTTCATCCAGTCCGCCGGAAATGCGGCTGATGCTGCCCTTCACCACACTGCCTGCCAGGGCTTCAGCCTTCACTTCCACCTGCTGACCCACCTTTAGAAAACCTGTTTCCAGTTCAATCACCGGCACCCGCATGCGCAGCGTGTTTGTGTCCATAATGTGCAGCAGGGTTTCGCCACCGGCAGCAGCATAAGCACCTGGATCCACATTGCGGGCAGTGACCACACCTGCAAAGGGTGCCTTGATCTGGGCAAAATCCAGCAGCGTCATTGCCTCCTGCATGCCAGCTTTTGCGATGGCTAGCTTGGCCTCCGCATCATCCACTGCCTGGGGAAGAATCAGGTCAGGAGACTTCTTGCGGGCTTCATGCAGACGCTTCACTTCGATGTCCGCTGCGGTCACTTCCGCACGGCGGCTGATGATTCCGGCTTCCAGCTCGGGCACTTCAATTTCGATGAGCTGCTGTCCGGCAGAGACCGTGTCTCCCAGATCTACAGAAACGCTTTTCACATACCCTGCCACCCGTGCTTTCAGCGCCACCTGCTGCCAAGGTGCCAGGCTGGCAGGAAGGCTGATCCAGCGGTGAATGGTGCCTTTTTGCGGCTTGGTTGCGGGGAGCTCCACAGCTAGCACGTTGGGAGCGAGCGGCATCAACAGGAGGGCGGTGAGGATATAAACAGGATTCACAAGATTTCAGGATTAACAAGATTTGCGGAACGAAAAAGGCGGTGTGAGGAATGGGGCTGAATAGGGCTCGTCATCAGACAGCATGAGCTTCAAAAAAAGCGCCTTCCTCATCATCGGGATCCAGCGAGGCGGAGGTCGGTTTTTTGCTGGCAAACATGGCAAAGACTGCGGGCAGGACCAGCAGGGTGGCCACCGTGGCCAGGGCCAGACCGCCCACCACGGCACGGCCCAAGGGAGCGGACTGCGCGCCGCCTTCGCCCAGGCCCAGGGCCAGCGGCATCATCCCGGCGATCATGGCAAAGCTGGTCATCAAAATCGGCCGCAGACGGCTGACCGCACCCTCCACCGCGCCCAGGCGACGGTCTCCGTGATGGCTGATGCGGGAACGGTCTGCAAAGGTGACAAGCAAGATCGCGTTCGCCACCGCCACACCCACGGCCATGATGGACCCCATCGCGGACTGGATGTTCACAGTCGTCCCGGTAAAGAACAACGCCAGCACCACCCCGGCGATGACCGCCGGCATGGTGGAGATGACGACCAATGCAAGCCGCAGGGACTGGAAGTTGGCGCACAGCAGCAAAAAGATCACCACAATGGCAATGACCAGGCCGCTGCTGAATCCTTCATATAGCTGGTTATACGGGATCACCTGTCCGCGCACATCCACCCGTGTCTTGCCATCCGGCGCCGGGCCCAGCTCTGCCAGCAGTTTGTTCACCGCCTTGATGGCGCTGCCAAAATCAGTATCCACCACGTTGGCGGTCACGCTGACAATCCGCACCAGGTTATAGCGCTCATAGGTTCCCACCGCCGTCCCCTTTTCAATCTTCGCCAGATTCCGCAGCAAGACCGGCGTGCCGGTTTTGGAGGTCACCGTCATGTTGCCCAAGTCCTCGATGGACTGGGTGCGCTCCTCAGGAATCTGCACCTGCACGTTGAAACTGATACCGCTGCCCGGGTCCGCCCAAAACACCGGGGCCGTGAAACGGCTTGAGGTTGTCGCCGCGACGAGGGAGCGCGTGACATCTTCCACATCCACCCCCAGCAATCCCGCCCGCTCACGATCAATCTGCACATTCACCGTCGGTGCATCCAGCGTCTGGGCGATCTGCACATCGCGCATGAAAGGCAGCTCTTTCAGTCTGGCCATGATCTTCTCCGCATGCTCCTTGCTGGCAGGCAGGCTGGGCCCGCTCACCGCAATCTCCACAGGAGTTGGCGAGCCAAAACTCATCACACGGCTGACAATATCCTGCGGCTCAAACGACAGCCGGACATCTGGCAGATCCCGGGCAAAGATGCCGCGCAGTTTTTCCTGAAAAGCTTCCACCTCCACTCCCGCTTCCGGTTTGAGCTGCACCGCCAGCCAGCCCTCCTCCGGACCTCCGTTCCAGAGATGCACCAGGTTCACCGGGAAGCTGGAGTTATGCACGCCCACCATGCCAATGGTCATGTCCACCTTGTCCTCGCCGCCTGCTTCATCCGCGATGGTTTTGAGGATCTGCTGGGCGATCTTTTCCGTGATGCCCACCTGCGTGCCGCTCGGTGCACGAAAACGGATGGCAAACTGGCCGCTGTCCGTCTTCGGAAAAATCTCGGTCCCCAGAAACGGGCCAAAGCTCATGATGATGAGCACCGCCCCAGCCAGGTAGCCTGGCACCAAAATCCAGCGGATGGCCACCGCCCCCTTCACCAACCCCTGGTAGGCACGGCCAAAGAAACTCAGACGGTTCTCCTCATGCTTTGCATTCTTGGGCAGAAACCACACCGACAGCACTGGCACCAGGGTGCTGGAAAGAATGAAGCTGGCGAACATCGCAAACCCCACGGCCAGGGCCAGCGGCACGAACAAAGCCTTTGCCGCGCCCTCCATAAAGAAGGCTGGAATGAACACCGCCAAAATGCAAAGCATGGCCAGCAAGCGCGGCAGAGTCGTCTCCAGCGTACCGTCCAATGCCGCGCGCGCCAGGGACTTGCCACGCCCCAGATGGGTGTGGATGTTTTCCACTGTCACTGTGGCTTCATCCACCAGGATGCCCACCGCCAGGGCCAGGCCACCGAGGGTCATGAGGTGGATGTTTTCCCCCGTGATCCACAGGCCAAAGGCCGCCGCCAGCAGGGACAGCGGGATGTTGATGATCACGATGAAGGCCGTGCGCAGATCCCGCAGGAACACCAGCACCATCAGGCCGGTGAGCACAGCCCCCAGGGCCCCTTCCTTGACCAGATCCCGGATCGTGCGGTTCACCACCGGCGTCTGGTCAAAGGCGAAGTCCACCTTGATGCCGTCCGGCAGCAGTTTCTGAAATTCAGGAATGCTCTCCCGCACCTTCTTCACCACATCCAGCGTGGAGGCCTCTGCACGTTTCGTCACCGGGAGATAAACGGTGCGCTTGCCATTGGCCAGGGCATAGGCAGTGGTCACATCCGCCCCGTCAGAAACGGTGGCCACATCCCGGATGAAGACCGCGCCCGCCTCCGTCTTCTTCAGCGGCACCGCCTCCAGGTCCTTGACATTGGAGACGATCGCATTTGTCGGCACAATCGGGTAGAGACCATCCAGGTTAATGTTTCCTGATGGACTGATGGGGTTGCCCCGCGAAATCGCCTTTACAATATCATCCGGTGATAGGCCGTAGGCTTTCATGCGGTCCGGATTCACATTCACCAAAATGGCGCGCGAGCTCCCGCCAAACGGCGGCGGTGCGGACACGCCTGGCAACGTGGCAAAGGCCGGGCGCACCCGGTTCAGCGCCTGGTCCTGCATCTGGTTCAGCGTAATATTAGGATCGTCCGTGGAAAAGACCAGATGCCCCACCGCCACACTGCCCGCATCAAAGCGCATGATGAACGGAGCCACCGTGCCGGGCGGCATGAAGGCGCGTGAGCGGTTCACCTGTGCCACCGTCTCAGACATCGCCTGGCTCATGTCCGTGCCGGGATGGAACTGCAGCTTCATGATGGAAGCTCCCTGGATGGACTTGCTCTCCACATGAGAAATATTGGCAATGTAGAGGAAATGGTACTCGTAACGGTAGGTCAGGTAGCCCTCCATCTGCAAAGGATCCATGCCTCCATACGGCTGCGCCACATAGATGGTGGGGATGCCCAGCGGTGGAAAAATGTCCCGCGTCATCCGTTGCAGACCCAGCCATGCCCCCAAGCACACGGCCACCACGGCGACAAGAACAGTCCAAGGATGACGAAGGGCGAAACGGGCTAAATTCATGCAGAACGGGAGTGAAAAAAAGCAGGTGTTAAACGAGAAGCGATTACGGACGGCGTAAAACTATTCAAGCGGATTGATCTATCACAATAAAAGAAAAAAATCAGGATCAGGTCATGAGGCTGTCGAAAAAAAGGCGGAGAAGCATGGCAACATGCTAAAGAACGGGCGCTCAAAACAAGCCGGAGATCAATCCGGCTCCCACCAGGAGCAGGAGTGCACTAACGAGCTTTTTCATCAAGCCGAACTCCATCTTCTTCAACCACCGGGCGGACAGGAATGCGCCCAGAAAAGCCGAGAGGCATACCAGCCCAATAAGCGGCCAGTCTGCCGAACGCTCTGATCGTAAAAAATCACCCGCATAGACAGGCAGCCTCGCCACATCAACCACCGCCGCCAGCACGATCCCCGTGGCAATGAACTTTTCCTTGGACAGACCCGCTTTCAACAAAAACAGACTGCGAAAAGCGTCCTGATTGCCAGAGAGTCCGCCAAAGAAGCCTGAGATAAATCCCCCCAGAGGCAGATACCGGACATCAAGCGCCATCCGCTCAAAGGCCGGGATCAACTCCAGATGACAAACAGGATGATGAGCAATCCAACGACCACCTTCACGGGCATCACAGAAATCTCCCGCCCTGCCAGGTTATATTCCAAAAGGGGCGTCATTTGCGCTAACCAGCCCAGCAACCAGGCTCCTGCCACTGCGGCCAAGATGGCAGGCACACCAAAGCGAATCACCACCTGAAAATCTGCCTTCAGGCCTAACAACCCAAGTTTGAACAAATTATTGGCGAGATGCACCACCGCACTGATGGCTATGGCGGTATCCAGCGGAAAAAACAGTGCGATGACCGGCATCAGCAGCGTTCCCAGGCCAAACCCGGAAAACAGCGTCAGGCTTGAGGCCAGAAACGCCACCAGTGCTATGACCAGGATTTCCATTGGAACCACGCCTCAGGAATCAGCTGCATCTCTGCGCTGGCGCATCCATGCATCCACTGAAAACGCTCCAGCTCCTACCAGCAGCAAAAACAGCGAGCCCATCACCACGGAAAAATCCGTACGTGCCTCGTGCGCCATCTTCCAAAAACCTTTGTTCGTGAGAATGGGTAGCTTGGTGGTCCACAGAGCCGTGAACATGATGGCCAGCAGAGGCAGCACGGTAAGGCGAGTCATGAAACCAACCAATACCAAGGCCCCGCAAATAATCTCAGATCCACCCACGAACGCAGCGAGAAGTTCCGGCTCCGGCAGACCAATCTTGGCAAACCGCCCCGCACCCACTTCCGCAGGTAAAAGGAACTTCTGGATACCTTCCGACAGAAAGACCGCACCCACCATCAGACGGATAAGCGGAATGGCCGCATGGGTTGAAACAGCAGGTAATGTTGACACCTTCATGAAGATGAAAATATCCACCCCTCTTTAAACGTCAACCGTTTACGATTTTCGTAATATAAATCGATTCAGACTGCACGTTGCAGTGAGATGAAATTCCTGGCTGTTGAAGCCCCCGGCGGTGCCCTCCGCGTTTCATGGCCCAAGATTCTAGCACACCTCACCTAATTAAGCCTCTTCCGCCTGAATTCCCGCCCCGCTTCAGGTCTTCATAGGCCATGCTGCATTCCATTCCCGCAATGATGATCACTCCTCCGCCCCCACCAGCCTCAACAACCCCTTTGCATATTTCCTCATCTGCTTCTCACTCGGCCCGTCTGCCAGATTTGAAAGCATGTCCGCAATCTTCACCTTCCTCGCCAGCGCCGATCCCGCGATCCCCTCCAGATACGCTTCATAATCCGTCCCCTCTGTCTTCGTCATCAGCACCACCACCTTCACCAGATGCGCCGGGATCCCCGCCTCCACCAGCGATTCCGCCGTAAGGCCAGAGTCCTCCAGGACATCATGCAGCCAAGCCACCACTTGCGCATCCTTGTCATCCCCCACCCGCCCCACCACTGCCCTCGGATGTTCAATGTACGGAACCACCCCGCCCCGCCGGAATTGCCCCTCATGAGCCTCAGTCGCAATCTTCTGCGCAAGCTCCAACAATGAATCCGAGATCATCATAGAAACAAGATTTCACACGCCCCCAAGCGTTCCGCAACTCCTTTGTCCCATCCACCTTGGCCTGATTTTCGGGGGCCCCCTTCAATCCTCCCTCTTACCCTGTCCTCTTTGCAACTTCCGAACCAGTTCCTTCACTGCGTGCGCCCCCCGGATATCGCGAAACTGCACTTCGATCCCCGAATTTGCCGCCGAAGAAAAATCCACTGTGCCCAGCCCCAGCAGCCCCTTCAGCCCGCTTTCATACACATCGATGCTGCGGATGTCGCAGATCCGCACCTCCTTGGAACTGCGGCCCAGGATCCCCCACACCACCTCCACCCGCTCCTCCGTCACCACATACACCCTCGTTGCCCGCGCCACCCACACAGCCATCAAAACGCCCCCTGCGCACACCCCGCTCAGCAACGCATAATCCGGCTGGATCTGCAGTAGCATCCAGGTCGTGATCCCCAGGAGGAAAACCAAAAAAAGCGACTTTCCCGCCCCAAGCCACGCTGGGTGGGAGCGATGCAGGATTAGCTCCCCCGCCAACGTGAACTGCCCCTCGTCCAGCGGCAGTTCTCCCGTATCGTCATCATCCTCTTCCCATGGCAGATCTTCCTCCATCTCCCCCGGTGCGTCCGCACGGATTTCCCTGAACATCGGCCTCTCGATCTGTGCCCCCGCCCGCGCCCTTGCCGCCCTCATATCCCCAATCACATCCCCCACTGTATGGTCCCGCCCGGTCACCGTATCTGCGCACAAATCTCCTCGCGCCAGCGACCCCCTCTCCACCAGGAGAAACAGATCCTCTTTGGACAGCAGCCCCGGAAACGCCGGATGTTCGTGCAGACGATAACGCATGTTATAAAACCGCCCCAGTCATAAAGGAATCCCCACAGAGATGCAAAAGACAAAACGACTTAGCCACGAAGGCCTGCACGTTGTAATATTGCCTCCTCATGACCGACATCTTCACCCCCGAGAAGCGCAGCGAGGTCATGGCGCGCATCCGCTCCACAGGTAACAAAGATACTGAGTTGAAACTCATGGCCGCCCTGCGGGAGGCGGACATCAAAGGCTGGCGGCGGCACGCAATCGTCAAGGTCGCCGCAGCGACAGCGGGCGGAGTGCGGACGACCTCGTCCGCATCCCCCAGAAGCAGAGCAGGTGAAAAGCCAAAAAAAACCGCCAAAATCGCTCTCAAAGTCCGTCCGGATTTCGTCTTCTGGCGCGCCCGTGTGGCCCTCTTTGTGGACGGGTGTTTCTGGCACGGCTGCCCCAGGCATGGGACCCGGCCGCGACAGAACGGGGAGTTTTGGTCAGCCAAAATCCTCCGCAACCAAGCGCGAGATCGCAAAGTCAGTCGTGTACTGCGCAGGGATGGCTGGTCGGTCCTGCGCATCTGGGAATGCACCCTGACTCCCCGCCGCATCATCGCCACCCTGGCGCGGGTGAAACGCGCCTTGGAGAGAAAATGAGAGGCAGTCGCGATAACTCGATGGCCATGGGCAAACGAGTGGCAGTCGGTTCCAGGAATCATTGGTGACCTGCCGCCATTCTGCCGCCCCACGGTCAAAGGACTGCAGGTATTCGCTGCTAAAACTGCGGAAAGCCTCCCAGGGGGACAATGGTGTAGCCTTTGTCCTCGAGATCAAGGTTCACGATGGACACGGCATCGAGCAGACTGCCGCCGAGAGCGTTGGCCTTGTCTGAAAGCTTGGTGTCAAAACGGAAACTGCTTTTGGAACTGTTGATTTCAAAAAAATTGCCCGCCAGATATTCCCCCAGATTGAGGGGGTCAGGGCGGAAGTCTTTGGACCAGCGGGTGTGCGTATGAAAGCCTTTGAGGCTGGGGGCGGCATTAATCGTGAATCCAGCCTCTTTCAGTTTGATGCCTTTCCGATTGCCCACCAGATAACCTGACTTGGAATTCAAGATGTCTTCTTCATCACCCACATCAGCCAGATCATCAGCCCACCATGCATTGAACTGCGGATGGATTTCGAGGCTCTTCCCTTTGCCTGCAATATTTACATAATGGGAGGGGCCGCAGCCAAGGTATTCACCCTGATATTGGTAGGCAATCTTGAGTTTCTTGTCCAGGGTGTAAAGCGCATAGAAGTCGTTGCCCAAGGTGGAACTGATGCCAATCTGCGTATCAGTCCGGCTCATTTTGGTGATCTGGCTGGCGCTGCCGTCAAAGGAATACTGCATAATTTTGTTCACGGTGGTGCCGCGATAGATGCCGGAGTCGGCATGAACTGAGGCGCTGAAAGCAATAAATGCCGCACAGGCGCTGGTGATGAAGGACGTTTTCATAGTTTACGAGCTTTATGTTAGACTTCACTGTCATGCCCTCCGGCAGGCTTTACAGCCTGTCGTCCTGTGACGGATAAAAACCGGACAGGCCTCCTATGTCAACATAATTGGTTCGGCAGGTCAGTCTTTTTCAACCAGCTCGCTATCGTAACGCTTTTGGTTAGCCTCCCACCAGGCGGCAGCTTCTGCCGGGTGTTCAAAGGACTTGCCAAATAAAAACTCCAAGGCTGCTGCGGCCTCCTGGCGCACCTCGGCCAGTGGTGCGTTCATTCCGGAGATCAGCACCGGAATGCCGGCATGGCTGGAACTGACCTGCAATTCCCCAATGGCTTGGAGAGCGACATCAGGATGGGCTGCCATGAGAGCTTTTCCGTAGATGCGATGACGGACGTGCTCTGTCTGGTGTTCAACAGCATCAAAGACGCTTAACCGGACCAGGGAATCTGGATCCATGAGCGAGCTGCCGATGAAGTCAATGACATCCGGGCTGCGCACCTGCGAGGAAGCCAAAAGCGCCCTTGTGCGAAAGTCCTCATCCCCTGCGCGGATGGCGGATCGGAGCAGCGGAAGGATTTCAGGTGAAGTATTGCCCGACAGCAATTCCAGCGCCCGGTCACGCACAAGGCTGCTCATTTGCTCCTGGGGCGATTCAATGATTTTTTTCAGAAAAGGCAGGATCATGACGGTGTAGAAACGGATTTCGATTTGATCCAGCATTTCAAGCCTGAACGTCTCGTCCCCCGTTTCCCAAAACTCCTTTTCCATTTGTTCCCAAGCAGCCTGGTCGGTTTCATTGGACTCCCTGAACTCCCGTGGAATTTCGGGAGCCGATGGGAAGAAGGCAGATGCCTTGGGGGATGGAGGGACATGATTTTTTATCTCCTTTGCCAAGGTTGGGCCGCCAGGCACATTTTCCGGTTTTGCCTCGTCATCCAGAACACGCAGCATTAGCAGGCAGGCCAGCACGCCAAGCATAATGCCGGCGGCCAGAGCCGAAACAGTGTGAGGAACGGCTTTCATAACGCATTGAAAGGTGAAGAGGTTTCTCCGTGTGCAGCCCTGATGTATGACGCACGTCTCATCAGCGGAATTGCAGAAATTGTATGTGCGACAAATTTTCAAAGCTCAATCAAGCTGTCTGGCGTTTCCACACTCGCGCCTGACATAGGATTTTGTCCGGTATGAATGAACCCCCGTTTGATGGGAAAAGTATTCAGACTGCGTAGCCCTCGCCCTCTTGCGCTGCGTAAACTCCAATGTTACTTCAAGCTTTCCCGATTACACTTCCATGGACTGGCCACAACTGCGCGCTGATTTTCCCATCCTCAACCAGGAGGTGCATGGTCATCCGCTTGTGTACTTTGACAATGCCGCCAGCAG carries:
- a CDS encoding efflux RND transporter periplasmic adaptor subunit, which gives rise to MNPVYILTALLLMPLAPNVLAVELPATKPQKGTIHRWISLPASLAPWQQVALKARVAGYVKSVSVDLGDTVSAGQQLIEIEVPELEAGIISRRAEVTAADIEVKRLHEARKKSPDLILPQAVDDAEAKLAIAKAGMQEAMTLLDFAQIKAPFAGVVTARNVDPGAYAAAGGETLLHIMDTNTLRMRVPVIELETGFLKVGQQVEVKAEALAGSVVKGSISRISGGLDEATRTLIVEADLKNEDGRMKPGLYVTARLAVEQHDDATIIPVAGLVKEKAASFVFKHVNGKAVKTAVKPGFNDGVNVELPELKPEDVILLPGTVVLADGQDVTVK
- a CDS encoding efflux RND transporter permease subunit, producing the protein MNLARFALRHPWTVLVAVVAVCLGAWLGLQRMTRDIFPPLGIPTIYVAQPYGGMDPLQMEGYLTYRYEYHFLYIANISHVESKSIQGASIMKLQFHPGTDMSQAMSETVAQVNRSRAFMPPGTVAPFIMRFDAGSVAVGHLVFSTDDPNITLNQMQDQALNRVRPAFATLPGVSAPPPFGGSSRAILVNVNPDRMKAYGLSPDDIVKAISRGNPISPSGNINLDGLYPIVPTNAIVSNVKDLEAVPLKKTEAGAVFIRDVATVSDGADVTTAYALANGKRTVYLPVTKRAEASTLDVVKKVRESIPEFQKLLPDGIKVDFAFDQTPVVNRTIRDLVKEGALGAVLTGLMVLVFLRDLRTAFIVIINIPLSLLAAAFGLWITGENIHLMTLGGLALAVGILVDEATVTVENIHTHLGRGKSLARAALDGTLETTLPRLLAMLCILAVFIPAFFMEGAAKALFVPLALAVGFAMFASFILSSTLVPVLSVWFLPKNAKHEENRLSFFGRAYQGLVKGAVAIRWILVPGYLAGAVLIIMSFGPFLGTEIFPKTDSGQFAIRFRAPSGTQVGITEKIAQQILKTIADEAGGEDKVDMTIGMVGVHNSSFPVNLVHLWNGGPEEGWLAVQLKPEAGVEVEAFQEKLRGIFARDLPDVRLSFEPQDIVSRVMSFGSPTPVEIAVSGPSLPASKEHAEKIMARLKELPFMRDVQIAQTLDAPTVNVQIDRERAGLLGVDVEDVTRSLVAATTSSRFTAPVFWADPGSGISFNVQVQIPEERTQSIEDLGNMTVTSKTGTPVLLRNLAKIEKGTAVGTYERYNLVRIVSVTANVVDTDFGSAIKAVNKLLAELGPAPDGKTRVDVRGQVIPYNQLYEGFSSGLVIAIVVIFLLLCANFQSLRLALVVISTMPAVIAGVVLALFFTGTTVNIQSAMGSIMAVGVAVANAILLVTFADRSRISHHGDRRLGAVEGAVSRLRPILMTSFAMIAGMMPLALGLGEGGAQSAPLGRAVVGGLALATVATLLVLPAVFAMFASKKPTSASLDPDDEEGAFFEAHAV
- a CDS encoding TSUP family transporter, with product MIPAFERMALDVRYLPLGGFISGFFGGLSGNQDAFRSLFLLKAGLSKEKFIATGIVLAAVVDVARLPVYAGDFLRSERSADWPLIGLVCLSAFLGAFLSARWLKKMEFGLMKKLVSALLLLVGAGLISGLF
- a CDS encoding TSUP family transporter; amino-acid sequence: MEILVIALVAFLASSLTLFSGFGLGTLLMPVIALFFPLDTAIAISAVVHLANNLFKLGLLGLKADFQVVIRFGVPAILAAVAGAWLLGWLAQMTPLLEYNLAGREISVMPVKVVVGLLIILFVIWS
- a CDS encoding DoxX family protein, which gives rise to MKVSTLPAVSTHAAIPLIRLMVGAVFLSEGIQKFLLPAEVGAGRFAKIGLPEPELLAAFVGGSEIICGALVLVGFMTRLTVLPLLAIMFTALWTTKLPILTNKGFWKMAHEARTDFSVVMGSLFLLLVGAGAFSVDAWMRQRRDAADS
- a CDS encoding GTP pyrophosphokinase, encoding MMISDSLLELAQKIATEAHEGQFRRGGVVPYIEHPRAVVGRVGDDKDAQVVAWLHDVLEDSGLTAESLVEAGIPAHLVKVVVLMTKTEGTDYEAYLEGIAGSALARKVKIADMLSNLADGPSEKQMRKYAKGLLRLVGAEE
- a CDS encoding PH domain-containing protein; amino-acid sequence: MRYRLHEHPAFPGLLSKEDLFLLVERGSLARGDLCADTVTGRDHTVGDVIGDMRAARARAGAQIERPMFREIRADAPGEMEEDLPWEEDDDDTGELPLDEGQFTLAGELILHRSHPAWLGAGKSLFLVFLLGITTWMLLQIQPDYALLSGVCAGGVLMAVWVARATRVYVVTEERVEVVWGILGRSSKEVRICDIRSIDVYESGLKGLLGLGTVDFSSAANSGIEVQFRDIRGAHAVKELVRKLQRGQGKRED
- a CDS encoding very short patch repair endonuclease; translation: MTDIFTPEKRSEVMARIRSTGNKDTELKLMAALREADIKGWRRHAIVKVAAATAGGVRTTSSASPRSRAGEKPKKTAKIALKVRPDFVFWRARVALFVDGCFWHGCPRHGTRPRQNGEFWSAKILRNQARDRKVSRVLRRDGWSVLRIWECTLTPRRIIATLARVKRALERK
- a CDS encoding HEAT repeat domain-containing protein, with protein sequence MKAVPHTVSALAAGIMLGVLACLLMLRVLDDEAKPENVPGGPTLAKEIKNHVPPSPKASAFFPSAPEIPREFRESNETDQAAWEQMEKEFWETGDETFRLEMLDQIEIRFYTVMILPFLKKIIESPQEQMSSLVRDRALELLSGNTSPEILPLLRSAIRAGDEDFRTRALLASSQVRSPDVIDFIGSSLMDPDSLVRLSVFDAVEHQTEHVRHRIYGKALMAAHPDVALQAIGELQVSSSHAGIPVLISGMNAPLAEVRQEAAAALEFLFGKSFEHPAEAAAWWEANQKRYDSELVEKD